In one window of Deltaproteobacteria bacterium DNA:
- a CDS encoding 4Fe-4S binding protein, whose product MRGIRRIIEIDEERCDGCGQCVPSCAEGAIQVVDGKARLVAEKYCDGLGACIGECPLGALRVIERVAEDFDEEAVEEYLKTSESPKRALERPCFPCFSGQIHGGLRSRPGEEAEEPMDHGETGSALSHWPVQIRLVPATAPFLRGARLLVLADCTPVAYPHLHRHLLKGRAVMLGCPKFDETDAYVEKFAEIFDRAEIKAITVAVMEVPCCRGLPLIIRKAMDLAGKEIPMEQV is encoded by the coding sequence ATGAGAGGGATTCGGAGGATCATCGAAATCGATGAGGAGAGATGTGACGGGTGCGGCCAGTGTGTGCCCTCCTGTGCCGAGGGTGCGATCCAGGTCGTCGACGGAAAGGCCAGGCTGGTGGCTGAGAAGTACTGCGACGGTCTTGGAGCGTGTATCGGAGAATGTCCCCTCGGTGCCCTGAGGGTCATCGAGCGGGTGGCAGAGGATTTTGACGAAGAGGCTGTGGAAGAGTATCTGAAGACGAGTGAGAGCCCGAAGCGGGCCCTGGAGAGGCCATGCTTCCCCTGTTTCTCGGGGCAGATCCATGGTGGTCTTCGTTCAAGACCTGGCGAGGAGGCCGAGGAACCCATGGACCACGGTGAGACCGGATCCGCGCTGTCCCACTGGCCGGTGCAGATCCGGCTTGTTCCGGCAACAGCGCCGTTTCTGAGAGGGGCTCGGCTGCTGGTGCTGGCGGATTGCACACCAGTGGCCTATCCCCATCTCCACCGCCACCTTCTCAAGGGGAGGGCCGTGATGCTCGGGTGCCCGAAGTTCGACGAGACGGACGCCTATGTGGAGAAGTTTGCAGAGATCTTCGACAGGGCAGAGATCAAAGCCATTACGGTCGCCGTGATGGAGGTGCCATGCTGCCGGGGTCTGCCACTGATCATAAGAAAAGCTATGGATCTGGCCGGCAAGGAGATCCCTATGGAACAGGTG